Proteins encoded in a region of the Thunnus thynnus chromosome 8, fThuThy2.1, whole genome shotgun sequence genome:
- the cnga3a gene encoding cyclic nucleotide-gated channel cone photoreceptor subunit alpha isoform X1, whose translation MAKIGIEKSFSPRQRLSSDTPDDELAVIENGDSRAHSLCEDNCERALTSGSHRDSFTGAGAMARLSYFFFMLRNWASHRMNPEAERHDSFLERFRGPELKDISSRESNAQSVGHNDALRKRNHASKWPLAAYNMNNCNNTDDKKEDKKDEIKKDEKKEEEKKDEKKDGDKKEEEKKDEKKDEKKDEKKDDKKDDKKDDKKKEEPPKEIWIMDPATDQYYRWLTIIAGPVFYNLMMIVTRACFNELQETYTKLWIFLDYTSDFIYYADTFVRSRTGYLEQGLLVKDGKKLRSKYKTTSQFKYDMISMIPTDLLFLKFGYNNPEYRFNRLCKMPRLFEFFERTETRTSFPNMFRISNLVLYILIIIHWNACVFFAISKTIGFGTDTWVYPNISHPEHGRLARKYIYSLYWSTLTLTTIGETPPPVKDVEYLFVIADFLTGVLIFASIVGNVGAMISNMNASRAEFQAKIDSIKQYMQFRKVTKDLEARVIKWFDYLWTEKKTCDEKEVLKNLPDKLKAEIAINVHLDTLKKVRIFQDCEAGLLIELVLKLQPQVFSPGDYICKKGDIGREMYIIKEGKLAVVADDGVTQFVVLSDGAYFGEISILGIKGSKAGNRRTANIRSVGYSDLFALSKDDLMEALTEYPDAKKALEEKGKAILMKDNLIDEAVANAGADPKDLEEKIFKLQGNLDVMQTKFAQLMAQFTSNQSKMKQRVTEMENKVKSMKPEDLSEVVADKDKKVQ comes from the exons AGCTCACTCTCTTTGCGAAGACAACTGTGAAAGAGCGCTGACCTCAGGGTCCCACAGAGATTCATTCACAGGTGCTGGGGCAATGGCCAG GCTCTCTTACTTCTTCTTCATGCTGCGGAATTGGGCGTCTCACAGAATGAACCCCGAAGCAGAGAGGCATGACTCTTTCCTTGAGCGTTTCAGAGGCCCTGAGCTCAAAGACATCTCCAGTCGAGAGAGCAATGCCCAGTCTGTGGGTCACAATGATGCACTCCGCAAGAGAAA TCATGCCAGTAAGTGGCCGCTAGCTGCTTACAACATGAATAACTGCAACAACACAGACGA CAAAAAAGAGGACAAGAAAGACGagattaaaaaagatgagaaaaaagaggaagagaaaaaagacgAGAAGAAAGACGGGGAcaagaaggaagaggagaagaaggatgagaAGAAGGATGAGAAAAAGGACGAGAAGAAAGATGATAAGAAGGATGATAagaaagatgataaaaagaaagaggagcCCCC GAAAGAAATCTGGATTATGGATCCAGCTACAGACCAGTATTACAGATGGCTGACCATCATTGCTGGCCCAGTATTTTACAACCTGATGATGATTGTAACAAG AGCCTGTTTTAATGAACTCCAGGAGACATATACAAAACTCTGGATATTCTTGGATTACACCTCAGACTTCATCTACTACGCAGACACATTTGTCAGATCCAGGACAG GTTACTTGGAACAAGGCCTGCTGGTTAAAGATGGCAAGAAACTGAGaagtaaatacaaaacaacatctCAGTTCAAGTACGATATGATTTCAATGATACCCACTGATCTACTGTTCCTGAAATTCGGATACAACAACCCGGAGTACAGATTTAACCGTCTTTGTAAAATGCCAAGGCTTTTTGAGTTTTTCGAGCGGACAGAAACCAGAACCAGCTTCCCGAACATGTTTCGAATCAGCAATCTCGTACTTTATATCCTCATTATTATCCATTGGAACGCTTGCGTGTTCTTTGCCATTTCAAAAACCATTGGTTTTGGAACGGACACTTGGGTGTATCCCAATATCAGCCACCCAGAGCATGGCCGCTTGGCCAGAAAGTACATCTACTCCCTGTACTGGTCCACGCTGACCCTCACCACCATCGGAGAGACACCTCCACCGGTTAAGGATGTTGAATACCTCTTTGTCATTGCCGATTTCCTCACTGGTGTGCTGATCTTCGCTAGTATCGTTGGTAATGTCGGTGCCATGATCTCCAACATGAACGCCTCTCGTGCTGAGTTCCAGGCAAAGATCGACTCCATAAAGCAGTACATGCAGTTTCGAAAGGTCACCAAAGACCTGGAGGCCAGGGTCATCAAGTGGTTCGACTACCTGTGGACGGAGAAGAAGACCTGTGATGAGAAAGAGGTTTTAAAGAACCTACCAGATAAGCTCAAAGCTGAGATTGCCATCAACGTGCATCTGGACACACTGAAAAAAGTGCGTATTTTCCAGGATTGTGAAGCTGGTTTGCTGATTGAATTAGTGCTCAAGCTGCAGCCACAAGTATTCAGTCCTGGAGATTACATCTGTAAGAAGGGGGATATTGGCAGGGAGATGTACATCATCAAGGAGGGGAAGCTAGCTGTGGTGGCCGATGACGGAGTTACTCAGTTTGTAGTGCTCAGTGATGGTGCATACTTTGGGGAAATCAGTATATTGGGCATCAAGGGCAGTAAGGCAGGCAACAGGAGAACCGCCAACATCAGAAGTGTAGGTTACTCTGATCTCTTTGCCCTGTCCAAAGACGACTTGATGGAAGCGCTCACTGAGTATCCAGATGCAAAGAAGGCTCTGGAGGAGAAAGGGAAAGCCATCCTGATGAAAGACAATCTGATTGATGAAGCGGTCGCTAACGCCGGTGCCGATCCAAAAGACCTGGAAGAGAAGATTTTCAAACTGCAGGGCAACCTGGATGTCATGCAGACCAAGTTTGCCCAGCTCATGGCACAGTTCACCTCCAACCAGTCAAAGATGAAGCAGAGGGTCACTGAGATGGAGAACAAAGTGAAATCCATGAAGCCAGAGGACCTATCTGAAGTGGTGGCCGACAAGGACAAAAAAGTGCAGTAA
- the cnga3a gene encoding cyclic nucleotide-gated channel cone photoreceptor subunit alpha isoform X6 codes for MAKIGIEKSFSPRQRLSSDTPDDELAVIENGDSRAHSLCEDNCERALTSGSHRDSFTGAGAMARMNPEAERHDSFLERFRGPELKDISSRESNAQSVGHNDALRKRKKEIWIMDPATDQYYRWLTIIAGPVFYNLMMIVTRACFNELQETYTKLWIFLDYTSDFIYYADTFVRSRTGYLEQGLLVKDGKKLRSKYKTTSQFKYDMISMIPTDLLFLKFGYNNPEYRFNRLCKMPRLFEFFERTETRTSFPNMFRISNLVLYILIIIHWNACVFFAISKTIGFGTDTWVYPNISHPEHGRLARKYIYSLYWSTLTLTTIGETPPPVKDVEYLFVIADFLTGVLIFASIVGNVGAMISNMNASRAEFQAKIDSIKQYMQFRKVTKDLEARVIKWFDYLWTEKKTCDEKEVLKNLPDKLKAEIAINVHLDTLKKVRIFQDCEAGLLIELVLKLQPQVFSPGDYICKKGDIGREMYIIKEGKLAVVADDGVTQFVVLSDGAYFGEISILGIKGSKAGNRRTANIRSVGYSDLFALSKDDLMEALTEYPDAKKALEEKGKAILMKDNLIDEAVANAGADPKDLEEKIFKLQGNLDVMQTKFAQLMAQFTSNQSKMKQRVTEMENKVKSMKPEDLSEVVADKDKKVQ; via the exons AGCTCACTCTCTTTGCGAAGACAACTGTGAAAGAGCGCTGACCTCAGGGTCCCACAGAGATTCATTCACAGGTGCTGGGGCAATGGCCAG AATGAACCCCGAAGCAGAGAGGCATGACTCTTTCCTTGAGCGTTTCAGAGGCCCTGAGCTCAAAGACATCTCCAGTCGAGAGAGCAATGCCCAGTCTGTGGGTCACAATGATGCACTCCGCAAGAGAAA GAAAGAAATCTGGATTATGGATCCAGCTACAGACCAGTATTACAGATGGCTGACCATCATTGCTGGCCCAGTATTTTACAACCTGATGATGATTGTAACAAG AGCCTGTTTTAATGAACTCCAGGAGACATATACAAAACTCTGGATATTCTTGGATTACACCTCAGACTTCATCTACTACGCAGACACATTTGTCAGATCCAGGACAG GTTACTTGGAACAAGGCCTGCTGGTTAAAGATGGCAAGAAACTGAGaagtaaatacaaaacaacatctCAGTTCAAGTACGATATGATTTCAATGATACCCACTGATCTACTGTTCCTGAAATTCGGATACAACAACCCGGAGTACAGATTTAACCGTCTTTGTAAAATGCCAAGGCTTTTTGAGTTTTTCGAGCGGACAGAAACCAGAACCAGCTTCCCGAACATGTTTCGAATCAGCAATCTCGTACTTTATATCCTCATTATTATCCATTGGAACGCTTGCGTGTTCTTTGCCATTTCAAAAACCATTGGTTTTGGAACGGACACTTGGGTGTATCCCAATATCAGCCACCCAGAGCATGGCCGCTTGGCCAGAAAGTACATCTACTCCCTGTACTGGTCCACGCTGACCCTCACCACCATCGGAGAGACACCTCCACCGGTTAAGGATGTTGAATACCTCTTTGTCATTGCCGATTTCCTCACTGGTGTGCTGATCTTCGCTAGTATCGTTGGTAATGTCGGTGCCATGATCTCCAACATGAACGCCTCTCGTGCTGAGTTCCAGGCAAAGATCGACTCCATAAAGCAGTACATGCAGTTTCGAAAGGTCACCAAAGACCTGGAGGCCAGGGTCATCAAGTGGTTCGACTACCTGTGGACGGAGAAGAAGACCTGTGATGAGAAAGAGGTTTTAAAGAACCTACCAGATAAGCTCAAAGCTGAGATTGCCATCAACGTGCATCTGGACACACTGAAAAAAGTGCGTATTTTCCAGGATTGTGAAGCTGGTTTGCTGATTGAATTAGTGCTCAAGCTGCAGCCACAAGTATTCAGTCCTGGAGATTACATCTGTAAGAAGGGGGATATTGGCAGGGAGATGTACATCATCAAGGAGGGGAAGCTAGCTGTGGTGGCCGATGACGGAGTTACTCAGTTTGTAGTGCTCAGTGATGGTGCATACTTTGGGGAAATCAGTATATTGGGCATCAAGGGCAGTAAGGCAGGCAACAGGAGAACCGCCAACATCAGAAGTGTAGGTTACTCTGATCTCTTTGCCCTGTCCAAAGACGACTTGATGGAAGCGCTCACTGAGTATCCAGATGCAAAGAAGGCTCTGGAGGAGAAAGGGAAAGCCATCCTGATGAAAGACAATCTGATTGATGAAGCGGTCGCTAACGCCGGTGCCGATCCAAAAGACCTGGAAGAGAAGATTTTCAAACTGCAGGGCAACCTGGATGTCATGCAGACCAAGTTTGCCCAGCTCATGGCACAGTTCACCTCCAACCAGTCAAAGATGAAGCAGAGGGTCACTGAGATGGAGAACAAAGTGAAATCCATGAAGCCAGAGGACCTATCTGAAGTGGTGGCCGACAAGGACAAAAAAGTGCAGTAA
- the cnga3a gene encoding cyclic nucleotide-gated channel cone photoreceptor subunit alpha isoform X4: MAKIGIEKSFSPRQRLSSDTPDDELAVIENGDSRAHSLCEDNCERALTSGSHRDSFTGAGAMARMNPEAERHDSFLERFRGPELKDISSRESNAQSVGHNDALRKRNKKEDKKDEIKKDEKKEEEKKDEKKDGDKKEEEKKDEKKDEKKDEKKDDKKDDKKDDKKKEEPPKEIWIMDPATDQYYRWLTIIAGPVFYNLMMIVTRACFNELQETYTKLWIFLDYTSDFIYYADTFVRSRTGYLEQGLLVKDGKKLRSKYKTTSQFKYDMISMIPTDLLFLKFGYNNPEYRFNRLCKMPRLFEFFERTETRTSFPNMFRISNLVLYILIIIHWNACVFFAISKTIGFGTDTWVYPNISHPEHGRLARKYIYSLYWSTLTLTTIGETPPPVKDVEYLFVIADFLTGVLIFASIVGNVGAMISNMNASRAEFQAKIDSIKQYMQFRKVTKDLEARVIKWFDYLWTEKKTCDEKEVLKNLPDKLKAEIAINVHLDTLKKVRIFQDCEAGLLIELVLKLQPQVFSPGDYICKKGDIGREMYIIKEGKLAVVADDGVTQFVVLSDGAYFGEISILGIKGSKAGNRRTANIRSVGYSDLFALSKDDLMEALTEYPDAKKALEEKGKAILMKDNLIDEAVANAGADPKDLEEKIFKLQGNLDVMQTKFAQLMAQFTSNQSKMKQRVTEMENKVKSMKPEDLSEVVADKDKKVQ; this comes from the exons AGCTCACTCTCTTTGCGAAGACAACTGTGAAAGAGCGCTGACCTCAGGGTCCCACAGAGATTCATTCACAGGTGCTGGGGCAATGGCCAG AATGAACCCCGAAGCAGAGAGGCATGACTCTTTCCTTGAGCGTTTCAGAGGCCCTGAGCTCAAAGACATCTCCAGTCGAGAGAGCAATGCCCAGTCTGTGGGTCACAATGATGCACTCCGCAAGAGAAA CAAAAAAGAGGACAAGAAAGACGagattaaaaaagatgagaaaaaagaggaagagaaaaaagacgAGAAGAAAGACGGGGAcaagaaggaagaggagaagaaggatgagaAGAAGGATGAGAAAAAGGACGAGAAGAAAGATGATAAGAAGGATGATAagaaagatgataaaaagaaagaggagcCCCC GAAAGAAATCTGGATTATGGATCCAGCTACAGACCAGTATTACAGATGGCTGACCATCATTGCTGGCCCAGTATTTTACAACCTGATGATGATTGTAACAAG AGCCTGTTTTAATGAACTCCAGGAGACATATACAAAACTCTGGATATTCTTGGATTACACCTCAGACTTCATCTACTACGCAGACACATTTGTCAGATCCAGGACAG GTTACTTGGAACAAGGCCTGCTGGTTAAAGATGGCAAGAAACTGAGaagtaaatacaaaacaacatctCAGTTCAAGTACGATATGATTTCAATGATACCCACTGATCTACTGTTCCTGAAATTCGGATACAACAACCCGGAGTACAGATTTAACCGTCTTTGTAAAATGCCAAGGCTTTTTGAGTTTTTCGAGCGGACAGAAACCAGAACCAGCTTCCCGAACATGTTTCGAATCAGCAATCTCGTACTTTATATCCTCATTATTATCCATTGGAACGCTTGCGTGTTCTTTGCCATTTCAAAAACCATTGGTTTTGGAACGGACACTTGGGTGTATCCCAATATCAGCCACCCAGAGCATGGCCGCTTGGCCAGAAAGTACATCTACTCCCTGTACTGGTCCACGCTGACCCTCACCACCATCGGAGAGACACCTCCACCGGTTAAGGATGTTGAATACCTCTTTGTCATTGCCGATTTCCTCACTGGTGTGCTGATCTTCGCTAGTATCGTTGGTAATGTCGGTGCCATGATCTCCAACATGAACGCCTCTCGTGCTGAGTTCCAGGCAAAGATCGACTCCATAAAGCAGTACATGCAGTTTCGAAAGGTCACCAAAGACCTGGAGGCCAGGGTCATCAAGTGGTTCGACTACCTGTGGACGGAGAAGAAGACCTGTGATGAGAAAGAGGTTTTAAAGAACCTACCAGATAAGCTCAAAGCTGAGATTGCCATCAACGTGCATCTGGACACACTGAAAAAAGTGCGTATTTTCCAGGATTGTGAAGCTGGTTTGCTGATTGAATTAGTGCTCAAGCTGCAGCCACAAGTATTCAGTCCTGGAGATTACATCTGTAAGAAGGGGGATATTGGCAGGGAGATGTACATCATCAAGGAGGGGAAGCTAGCTGTGGTGGCCGATGACGGAGTTACTCAGTTTGTAGTGCTCAGTGATGGTGCATACTTTGGGGAAATCAGTATATTGGGCATCAAGGGCAGTAAGGCAGGCAACAGGAGAACCGCCAACATCAGAAGTGTAGGTTACTCTGATCTCTTTGCCCTGTCCAAAGACGACTTGATGGAAGCGCTCACTGAGTATCCAGATGCAAAGAAGGCTCTGGAGGAGAAAGGGAAAGCCATCCTGATGAAAGACAATCTGATTGATGAAGCGGTCGCTAACGCCGGTGCCGATCCAAAAGACCTGGAAGAGAAGATTTTCAAACTGCAGGGCAACCTGGATGTCATGCAGACCAAGTTTGCCCAGCTCATGGCACAGTTCACCTCCAACCAGTCAAAGATGAAGCAGAGGGTCACTGAGATGGAGAACAAAGTGAAATCCATGAAGCCAGAGGACCTATCTGAAGTGGTGGCCGACAAGGACAAAAAAGTGCAGTAA
- the cnga3a gene encoding cyclic nucleotide-gated channel cone photoreceptor subunit alpha isoform X2, whose protein sequence is MAKIGIEKSFSPRQRLSSDTPDDELAVIENGDSRAHSLCEDNCERALTSGSHRDSFTGAGAMARMNPEAERHDSFLERFRGPELKDISSRESNAQSVGHNDALRKRNHASKWPLAAYNMNNCNNTDDKKEDKKDEIKKDEKKEEEKKDEKKDGDKKEEEKKDEKKDEKKDEKKDDKKDDKKDDKKKEEPPKEIWIMDPATDQYYRWLTIIAGPVFYNLMMIVTRACFNELQETYTKLWIFLDYTSDFIYYADTFVRSRTGYLEQGLLVKDGKKLRSKYKTTSQFKYDMISMIPTDLLFLKFGYNNPEYRFNRLCKMPRLFEFFERTETRTSFPNMFRISNLVLYILIIIHWNACVFFAISKTIGFGTDTWVYPNISHPEHGRLARKYIYSLYWSTLTLTTIGETPPPVKDVEYLFVIADFLTGVLIFASIVGNVGAMISNMNASRAEFQAKIDSIKQYMQFRKVTKDLEARVIKWFDYLWTEKKTCDEKEVLKNLPDKLKAEIAINVHLDTLKKVRIFQDCEAGLLIELVLKLQPQVFSPGDYICKKGDIGREMYIIKEGKLAVVADDGVTQFVVLSDGAYFGEISILGIKGSKAGNRRTANIRSVGYSDLFALSKDDLMEALTEYPDAKKALEEKGKAILMKDNLIDEAVANAGADPKDLEEKIFKLQGNLDVMQTKFAQLMAQFTSNQSKMKQRVTEMENKVKSMKPEDLSEVVADKDKKVQ, encoded by the exons AGCTCACTCTCTTTGCGAAGACAACTGTGAAAGAGCGCTGACCTCAGGGTCCCACAGAGATTCATTCACAGGTGCTGGGGCAATGGCCAG AATGAACCCCGAAGCAGAGAGGCATGACTCTTTCCTTGAGCGTTTCAGAGGCCCTGAGCTCAAAGACATCTCCAGTCGAGAGAGCAATGCCCAGTCTGTGGGTCACAATGATGCACTCCGCAAGAGAAA TCATGCCAGTAAGTGGCCGCTAGCTGCTTACAACATGAATAACTGCAACAACACAGACGA CAAAAAAGAGGACAAGAAAGACGagattaaaaaagatgagaaaaaagaggaagagaaaaaagacgAGAAGAAAGACGGGGAcaagaaggaagaggagaagaaggatgagaAGAAGGATGAGAAAAAGGACGAGAAGAAAGATGATAAGAAGGATGATAagaaagatgataaaaagaaagaggagcCCCC GAAAGAAATCTGGATTATGGATCCAGCTACAGACCAGTATTACAGATGGCTGACCATCATTGCTGGCCCAGTATTTTACAACCTGATGATGATTGTAACAAG AGCCTGTTTTAATGAACTCCAGGAGACATATACAAAACTCTGGATATTCTTGGATTACACCTCAGACTTCATCTACTACGCAGACACATTTGTCAGATCCAGGACAG GTTACTTGGAACAAGGCCTGCTGGTTAAAGATGGCAAGAAACTGAGaagtaaatacaaaacaacatctCAGTTCAAGTACGATATGATTTCAATGATACCCACTGATCTACTGTTCCTGAAATTCGGATACAACAACCCGGAGTACAGATTTAACCGTCTTTGTAAAATGCCAAGGCTTTTTGAGTTTTTCGAGCGGACAGAAACCAGAACCAGCTTCCCGAACATGTTTCGAATCAGCAATCTCGTACTTTATATCCTCATTATTATCCATTGGAACGCTTGCGTGTTCTTTGCCATTTCAAAAACCATTGGTTTTGGAACGGACACTTGGGTGTATCCCAATATCAGCCACCCAGAGCATGGCCGCTTGGCCAGAAAGTACATCTACTCCCTGTACTGGTCCACGCTGACCCTCACCACCATCGGAGAGACACCTCCACCGGTTAAGGATGTTGAATACCTCTTTGTCATTGCCGATTTCCTCACTGGTGTGCTGATCTTCGCTAGTATCGTTGGTAATGTCGGTGCCATGATCTCCAACATGAACGCCTCTCGTGCTGAGTTCCAGGCAAAGATCGACTCCATAAAGCAGTACATGCAGTTTCGAAAGGTCACCAAAGACCTGGAGGCCAGGGTCATCAAGTGGTTCGACTACCTGTGGACGGAGAAGAAGACCTGTGATGAGAAAGAGGTTTTAAAGAACCTACCAGATAAGCTCAAAGCTGAGATTGCCATCAACGTGCATCTGGACACACTGAAAAAAGTGCGTATTTTCCAGGATTGTGAAGCTGGTTTGCTGATTGAATTAGTGCTCAAGCTGCAGCCACAAGTATTCAGTCCTGGAGATTACATCTGTAAGAAGGGGGATATTGGCAGGGAGATGTACATCATCAAGGAGGGGAAGCTAGCTGTGGTGGCCGATGACGGAGTTACTCAGTTTGTAGTGCTCAGTGATGGTGCATACTTTGGGGAAATCAGTATATTGGGCATCAAGGGCAGTAAGGCAGGCAACAGGAGAACCGCCAACATCAGAAGTGTAGGTTACTCTGATCTCTTTGCCCTGTCCAAAGACGACTTGATGGAAGCGCTCACTGAGTATCCAGATGCAAAGAAGGCTCTGGAGGAGAAAGGGAAAGCCATCCTGATGAAAGACAATCTGATTGATGAAGCGGTCGCTAACGCCGGTGCCGATCCAAAAGACCTGGAAGAGAAGATTTTCAAACTGCAGGGCAACCTGGATGTCATGCAGACCAAGTTTGCCCAGCTCATGGCACAGTTCACCTCCAACCAGTCAAAGATGAAGCAGAGGGTCACTGAGATGGAGAACAAAGTGAAATCCATGAAGCCAGAGGACCTATCTGAAGTGGTGGCCGACAAGGACAAAAAAGTGCAGTAA
- the cnga3a gene encoding cyclic nucleotide-gated channel cone photoreceptor subunit alpha isoform X5, with product MAKIGIEKSFSPRQRLSSDTPDDELAVIENGDSRAHSLCEDNCERALTSGSHRDSFTGAGAMARLSYFFFMLRNWASHRMNPEAERHDSFLERFRGPELKDISSRESNAQSVGHNDALRKRKKEIWIMDPATDQYYRWLTIIAGPVFYNLMMIVTRACFNELQETYTKLWIFLDYTSDFIYYADTFVRSRTGYLEQGLLVKDGKKLRSKYKTTSQFKYDMISMIPTDLLFLKFGYNNPEYRFNRLCKMPRLFEFFERTETRTSFPNMFRISNLVLYILIIIHWNACVFFAISKTIGFGTDTWVYPNISHPEHGRLARKYIYSLYWSTLTLTTIGETPPPVKDVEYLFVIADFLTGVLIFASIVGNVGAMISNMNASRAEFQAKIDSIKQYMQFRKVTKDLEARVIKWFDYLWTEKKTCDEKEVLKNLPDKLKAEIAINVHLDTLKKVRIFQDCEAGLLIELVLKLQPQVFSPGDYICKKGDIGREMYIIKEGKLAVVADDGVTQFVVLSDGAYFGEISILGIKGSKAGNRRTANIRSVGYSDLFALSKDDLMEALTEYPDAKKALEEKGKAILMKDNLIDEAVANAGADPKDLEEKIFKLQGNLDVMQTKFAQLMAQFTSNQSKMKQRVTEMENKVKSMKPEDLSEVVADKDKKVQ from the exons AGCTCACTCTCTTTGCGAAGACAACTGTGAAAGAGCGCTGACCTCAGGGTCCCACAGAGATTCATTCACAGGTGCTGGGGCAATGGCCAG GCTCTCTTACTTCTTCTTCATGCTGCGGAATTGGGCGTCTCACAGAATGAACCCCGAAGCAGAGAGGCATGACTCTTTCCTTGAGCGTTTCAGAGGCCCTGAGCTCAAAGACATCTCCAGTCGAGAGAGCAATGCCCAGTCTGTGGGTCACAATGATGCACTCCGCAAGAGAAA GAAAGAAATCTGGATTATGGATCCAGCTACAGACCAGTATTACAGATGGCTGACCATCATTGCTGGCCCAGTATTTTACAACCTGATGATGATTGTAACAAG AGCCTGTTTTAATGAACTCCAGGAGACATATACAAAACTCTGGATATTCTTGGATTACACCTCAGACTTCATCTACTACGCAGACACATTTGTCAGATCCAGGACAG GTTACTTGGAACAAGGCCTGCTGGTTAAAGATGGCAAGAAACTGAGaagtaaatacaaaacaacatctCAGTTCAAGTACGATATGATTTCAATGATACCCACTGATCTACTGTTCCTGAAATTCGGATACAACAACCCGGAGTACAGATTTAACCGTCTTTGTAAAATGCCAAGGCTTTTTGAGTTTTTCGAGCGGACAGAAACCAGAACCAGCTTCCCGAACATGTTTCGAATCAGCAATCTCGTACTTTATATCCTCATTATTATCCATTGGAACGCTTGCGTGTTCTTTGCCATTTCAAAAACCATTGGTTTTGGAACGGACACTTGGGTGTATCCCAATATCAGCCACCCAGAGCATGGCCGCTTGGCCAGAAAGTACATCTACTCCCTGTACTGGTCCACGCTGACCCTCACCACCATCGGAGAGACACCTCCACCGGTTAAGGATGTTGAATACCTCTTTGTCATTGCCGATTTCCTCACTGGTGTGCTGATCTTCGCTAGTATCGTTGGTAATGTCGGTGCCATGATCTCCAACATGAACGCCTCTCGTGCTGAGTTCCAGGCAAAGATCGACTCCATAAAGCAGTACATGCAGTTTCGAAAGGTCACCAAAGACCTGGAGGCCAGGGTCATCAAGTGGTTCGACTACCTGTGGACGGAGAAGAAGACCTGTGATGAGAAAGAGGTTTTAAAGAACCTACCAGATAAGCTCAAAGCTGAGATTGCCATCAACGTGCATCTGGACACACTGAAAAAAGTGCGTATTTTCCAGGATTGTGAAGCTGGTTTGCTGATTGAATTAGTGCTCAAGCTGCAGCCACAAGTATTCAGTCCTGGAGATTACATCTGTAAGAAGGGGGATATTGGCAGGGAGATGTACATCATCAAGGAGGGGAAGCTAGCTGTGGTGGCCGATGACGGAGTTACTCAGTTTGTAGTGCTCAGTGATGGTGCATACTTTGGGGAAATCAGTATATTGGGCATCAAGGGCAGTAAGGCAGGCAACAGGAGAACCGCCAACATCAGAAGTGTAGGTTACTCTGATCTCTTTGCCCTGTCCAAAGACGACTTGATGGAAGCGCTCACTGAGTATCCAGATGCAAAGAAGGCTCTGGAGGAGAAAGGGAAAGCCATCCTGATGAAAGACAATCTGATTGATGAAGCGGTCGCTAACGCCGGTGCCGATCCAAAAGACCTGGAAGAGAAGATTTTCAAACTGCAGGGCAACCTGGATGTCATGCAGACCAAGTTTGCCCAGCTCATGGCACAGTTCACCTCCAACCAGTCAAAGATGAAGCAGAGGGTCACTGAGATGGAGAACAAAGTGAAATCCATGAAGCCAGAGGACCTATCTGAAGTGGTGGCCGACAAGGACAAAAAAGTGCAGTAA